The Anopheles coluzzii chromosome 2, AcolN3, whole genome shotgun sequence genome window below encodes:
- the LOC120949946 gene encoding uncharacterized protein LOC120949946 isoform X1: protein MLSPMDPTVNSTGGSSACADYRKKRIKNVQKLELVRLMKANFLFIRGKHAVARSEKSRADVWKVITGRLNSLGPPVQSAEAWQRRWNDMRSATKSKMAKIQNYVREHGEDCPYKLNLVERLIWDTFSVKPEEYMKDLNMKLWREKQQKCAGPSVGDSVSSCSSQLSAEQSFDMGWNQVGTTVHDTGATGWSSASFASMGREGGVMEDTNRTAPFYPTSSTGQPDQSFGPPAQPMEMDYAGYSGASTSSNVTHLRSLESTTQWPSTGSASEEQSKLIQSGSTDLVPGSKVLRELNKLFDLVLKQNEEILALLRQPAGNEQENRV from the exons ATGTTGTCGCCGATGGATCCGACGGTAAACAGTACCGGCGGGTCGAGTGCCTGTGCCGACTACCGGAAGAAGCGCATCAAGAACGTGCAAAAGCTGGAGCTGGTGCGGTTAATGAAGGCGAACTTTCTGTTTATCCGCGGCAAGCATGCCGTTGCGCGCAGTGAGAAGAGTCGGGCCGACGTTTGGAAGGTGATTACCGGCCGGCTGAACAGTTTGGGGCCACCGGTCCAGTCGGCCGAAGCGTGGCAACGA CGCTGGAATGATATGCGATCGGCTACGAAGAGCAAGATGGCCAAAATTCAGAACTACGTGCGCGAGCACGGTGAGGACTGCCCGTACAAGCTGAACCTGGTGGAGCGGCTCATCTGGGACACGTTCAGTGTGAAGCCGGAGGAGTACATGAAGGATCTGAACATGAAGCTGTGGCGCGAGAAGCAGCAAAAGTGTGCCGGACCGTCGGTGGGTGACAGTGTGTCCTCCTGCTCGTCCCAGCTGTCGGCCGAGCAGAGCTTCGACATGGGATGGAATCAGGTGGGGACGACCGTGCACGACACTGGTGCCACCGGGTGGAGCTCCGCGTCGTTCGCTTCCATGGGCAGGGAGGGCGGTGTGATGGAGGACACGAATCGAACGGCCCCTTTCTATCCTACTTCCAGCACTGGCCAGCCGGATCAAAGCTTCGGACCACCGGCACAGCCGATGGAAATGGACTATGCGGGATATTCGGGAGCATCCACAAGCAGCAACGTAACACACCTCAGAAGCTTGGAATCAACGACTCAGTGGCCATCTACGGGCTCTGCATCCGAGGAGCAGTCAAAG CTAATCCAGAGTGGATCGACTGATCTCGTGCCCGGCAGCAAGGTGTTGCGAGAGCTGAACAAACTGTTCGATCTGGTactgaaacaaaatgaagaaattctGGCCTTGCTAAGGCAACCCGCAGGCAATGAGCAGGAGAACCGTGTGTGA
- the LOC120949946 gene encoding uncharacterized protein LOC120949946 isoform X2 — MLSPMDPTVNSTGGSSACADYRKKRIKNVQKLELVRLMKANFLFIRGKHAVARSEKSRADVWKVITGRLNSLGPPVQSAEAWQRRWNDMRSATKSKMAKIQNYVREHGEDCPYKLNLVERLIWDTFSVKPEEYMKDLNMKLWREKQQKCAGPSVGDSVSSCSSQLSAEQSFDMGWNQHWPAGSKLRTTGTADGNGLCGIFGSIHKQQRNTPQKLGINDSVAIYGLCIRGAVKANPEWID, encoded by the exons ATGTTGTCGCCGATGGATCCGACGGTAAACAGTACCGGCGGGTCGAGTGCCTGTGCCGACTACCGGAAGAAGCGCATCAAGAACGTGCAAAAGCTGGAGCTGGTGCGGTTAATGAAGGCGAACTTTCTGTTTATCCGCGGCAAGCATGCCGTTGCGCGCAGTGAGAAGAGTCGGGCCGACGTTTGGAAGGTGATTACCGGCCGGCTGAACAGTTTGGGGCCACCGGTCCAGTCGGCCGAAGCGTGGCAACGA CGCTGGAATGATATGCGATCGGCTACGAAGAGCAAGATGGCCAAAATTCAGAACTACGTGCGCGAGCACGGTGAGGACTGCCCGTACAAGCTGAACCTGGTGGAGCGGCTCATCTGGGACACGTTCAGTGTGAAGCCGGAGGAGTACATGAAGGATCTGAACATGAAGCTGTGGCGCGAGAAGCAGCAAAAGTGTGCCGGACCGTCGGTGGGTGACAGTGTGTCCTCCTGCTCGTCCCAGCTGTCGGCCGAGCAGAGCTTCGACATGGGATGGAATCAG CACTGGCCAGCCGGATCAAAGCTTCGGACCACCGGCACAGCCGATGGAAATGGACTATGCGGGATATTCGGGAGCATCCACAAGCAGCAACGTAACACACCTCAGAAGCTTGGAATCAACGACTCAGTGGCCATCTACGGGCTCTGCATCCGAGGAGCAGTCAAAG CTAATCCAGAGTGGATCGACTGA
- the LOC120950651 gene encoding protein scarlet-like produces the protein MSAREAVVSTAVCCTVDNLDGMPGVTVAQHEVAAAADDDVTLIWQNLTITPIRSKPGAGEQHPVLNDISGTLQPGTLVALMGPSGAGKTTLMSALAYRMSDKMTIAGDIRVNGCPIGPYMYNISGYIYQDELLPDSITVQEHLQLMANLKLGKSVTAERKRAMIAHILSRTGLERCANTKIADATGIGKTLSGGEKKRLAFAVELLSKPKFLFCDEPTTGLDSYSARQLVEMMKSLTRTGTTVLCSIHQPAEKLLYEFDSLILLTGGRTGFIGAPSEAVQFLRLQGLECEAGYNTADFLLKVLSSTTTTTRKGNQFTTGAIGPKTICNNYSASEAARRQEALISMELYRTTVDSGGDEAFRRRLTESRDRCWFYTLYWLMYRHVLQSHRNPNLQYFKIVQRIAIAVLVGLCFSDAIELSQRGVQAMQGVIFLIVSENTFLPMYAALSLFPERFPLFQREKKANLYSTAQFYISTIMSMTPFVLLETCAFILIVYFLANLRPTLLGLLVTVVVSVLVMNVSIACGCFFSVLFPTVASAMSYLVPFDYILMITSGIFIKIWSMPTCLQWMPFISWMMFASEAISIAQWDGVKSIECSNIIPSVCLHNGEQVLDQYSFSRQHLRTDLVVLVGQYFIYHLMAMLCLARRVSRN, from the exons ATGTCTGCGCGGGAAGCGGTCGTCTCGACCGCCGTGTGCTGCACTGTTGATAACCTCGACGGTATGCCAGGCGTAACCGTAGCTCAGCACGAagttgccgccgccgccgacgacgATGTTACCCTAATCTGGCAGAATTTGACCATCACGCCCATCCGCAGCAAGCCCGGGGCTGGGGAGCAGCATCCGGTACTGAACGACATAAGTGGCACCTTGCAGCCGGGCACGCTGGTGGCCCTCATGGGACCGAGCGGAGCCGGCAAGACCACGCTCATGTCCGCCCTAGCGTACAGGATGAGCG acaAAATGACAATTGCCGGCGATATTCGCGTCAACGGATGCCCGATCGGACCGTACATGTACAACATCAGCGGATACATCTATCAGGACGAGCTGCTGCCGGACTCGATCACCGTGCAGGAGCATCTGCAGCTGATGGCCAACCTGAAGCTCGGCAAGAGCGTGACGGCCGAGCGGAAGCGCGCCATGATCGCGCACATACTCTCCCGCACGGGGCTGGAGCGGTGCGCCAACACGAAGATTGCGGACGCCACCGGCATCGGCAAGACGCTGTCCGGCGGCGAGAAGAAGCGGCTCGCCTTTGCGGTGGAGCTGCTGTCCAAGCCAAAGTTCCTGTTCTGCGACGAGCCGACGACCGGGCTAGACTCGTACAGTGCGCGCCAGCTGGTCGAGATGATGAAATCGCTGACCCGCACCGGCACGACCGTCCTGTGCAGCATCCACCAGCCGGCGGAGAAGCTGCTGTACGAGTTCGACAGCCTCATACTGCTGACCGGTGGGCGGACCGGGTTCATCGGCGCACCCTCCGAGGCGGTCCAGTTCCTGCGGTTGCAGGGTTTGGAGTGCGAGGCCGGCTACAACACGGCCGACTTTCTGCTCAAGGTGCTGTCGAGTACGACGACCACCACCAGGAAGGGCAACCAGTTCACGACGGGCGCGATCGGGCCGAAAACGatctgcaacaactacagtgCCAGTGAGGCGGCCCGCCGCCAGGAGGCACTGATCAGCATGGAGCTGTACCGCACGACCGTGGACAGTGGCGGGGATGAGGCATTTCGAAGGCGACTTACCGAGAGCCGCGACCGCTGCTGGTTCTACACGCTCTACTGGCTGATGTACCGGCACGTGCTCCAATCACACCGGAATCCAAACTTGCAGTATTTTAAGATCGTGCAGCGAATC GCTATCGCGGTGCTGGTTGGACTCTGCTTTTCCGACGCGATCGAGCTATCGCAGCGAGGCGTCCAGGCCATGCAGGGTGTCATATTTCTGATCGTCTCGGAAAACACGTTCCTGCCGATGTATGCCGCCCTGTCGCTGTTTCCCGAGCGTTTCCCACTGTTTCAGCGCGAGAAGAAGGCGAATCTCTACAGTACGGCCCAGTTCTACATCTCCACCATTATGTCGATG ACACCGTTCGTTCTGCTAGAGACGTGCGCATTCATCCTGATCGTGTACTTCCTAGCTAATCTTCGACCGACGCTGCTCGGCCTGCTCGTCACCGTGGTCGTTTCCGTGCTGGTGATGAACGTGTCGATCGCCTGCGGGTGCTTCTTCTCCGTCCTCTTTCCGACGGTCGCCTCCGCCATGTCGTACTTGGTGCCGTTCGATTACATTCTAATGATCACGTCGGGgatttttatcaaaatctg GTCTATGCCTACATGTTTGCAATGGATGCCGTTCATTTCCTGGATGATGTTCGCCAGCGAGGCCATCTCGATCGCCCAATGGGATGGTGTGAAGAGTATCG AATGCTCCAACATCATTCCGAGCGTGTGTCTGCACAACGGCGAGCAAGTGCTGGATCAGTACTCGTTCAGCAGGCAGCATCTGAGGACGGatctggtggtgctggtgggacAGTACTTTATTTATCATCTGATGGCAATGCTGTGCTTGGCAAGGCGAGTGTCCCGCAATTAA
- the LOC120950653 gene encoding uncharacterized protein LOC120950653: protein MFSHAIVFNTLISNMLRNMFRLAYNKQKTLCRYYARKARNPGIDRRAALLPEDAKAAEYESLDDSEADFHQVHKSHKQFEAEQAQYRDRLQTWIVGNKYFKTKQLNFLTWSEKEQIRYLHSFDPEEWNIDKLTESFPADRYTIAKIVKTKWQPKDSKRMERHDTAVKENWQMFRSGRIKNIDPGFAQHLQKFMQRNIDEVAHLRPKLESKPLYEIRPLPEGEFSAIVTSCKKYQSKENHNESQQTLLGEESDQSEEDGQPQLSHHAPKQDTFLLGDVHNTQHVTLAEIKRRERLTLAHADKPADDSASLELGTGIVDRLANIHRKYDTVQYADSAYDATDAKREDIKEFIKIPKKLYKEGATYQLDDCFYDDDGEFLYRVPGMSKIRKQ from the coding sequence ATGTTTTCTCATGCAATTGTGTTCAACACACTCATCAGTAACATGTTGCGCAATATGTTTCGATTGGCgtacaacaaacaaaagacGCTGTGTCGTTATTACGCGAGAAAGGCCCGTAATCCAGGTATCGATCGTCGCGCAGCACTGCTGCCGGAAGACGCAAAAGCAGCAGAGTACGAGAGCTTGGACGACAGTGAGGCAGATTTCCACCAGGTGCACAAGAGTCACAAACAGTTTGAGGCCGAGCAGGCACAGTATCGCGACCGGTTGCAGACGTGGATCGTCGGAAATAAGTATTTCAAAACCAAGCAGCTCAACTTCCTGACCTGGTCCGAAAAGGAGCAGATCCGCTACCTGCACAGCTTCGATCCGGAGGAGTGGAACATTGACAAGCTGACGGAAAGCTTCCCGGCGGACCGCTACACCATAGCGAAGATCGTGAAAACCAAATGGCAGCCGAAGGACAGCAAACGGATGGAGCGGCACGATACGGCGGTGAAGGAAAACTGGCAAATGTTCCGCAGTGGTCGCATCAAGAACATTGATCCTGGCTTTGCACAGCATTTGCAAAAGTTCATGCAGCGTAATATCGACGAGGTGGCCCACCTGCGACCGAAGCTGGAGTCGAAACCGCTGTACGAGATTAGACCCTTGCCGGAGGGCGAATTCAGTGCCATTGTAACGAGCTGTAAAAAATATCAATCGAAGGAGAACCACAACGAATCCCAGCAGACACTGTTGGGGGAGGAAAGCGACCAGTCGGAGGAAGACGGGCAACCACAGCTATCTCACCACGCTCCCAAACAGGACACGTTTCTGCTGGGAGacgtacacaacacacagcacgTAACGCTGGCAGAAATCAAAAGACGGGAACGTTTAACGCTCGCACACGCCGACAAGCCTGCGGATGATAGTGCATCGCTGGAATTGGGCACAGGTATTGTGGATAGGTTGGCAAACATTCACAGGAAGTATGACACCGTCCAGTACGCCGACTCGGCGTACGATGCGACCGATGCAAAGCGGGAAGATATTAAAGAGTTTATAAAGATTCCCAAGAAGCTGTACAAGGAGGGGGCCACGTACCAGTTGGATGATTGTTTTTACGACGACGATGGGGAGTTCCTGTATCGAGTGCCTGGTATGTCGAAGATAAGGAAGCAGTAA